AAAAACAGATTGACGACCGAATTCGCCTTTATCTCAATCAATTTGTGGACCAGAATGATGATAAAAATCAAGTTCAACAAAAGGTTATTGAAAAAATAAAGCGCGATATTCAAAATGGGATTCAAAATTTCTTTGTTCATTTTTTTCATAATGGGGGCGAAGAAAAATGAAATTTCATGTGATTAACCATAATCTATTTGTTGGAAATATTAAAGTTATAGGGATTACCAGTTCAGCTGTCTTTCTTATTGGCGACACCCATTATATTACAGCCTCTTCGATCTATGATACCCCACCTGAAGCTGTAACCTTCTTACCGCTTGTACGTTTATAGGTACGAGGTGAGTTGATTGGTACGAACATCTGTCGTAAATTCGATTCATATTGAGCTTATCCTTTTTAATTCTGTGATTTTGATTGGTGATACCCAAGTACTAAAACCACGTTCTCGCGTATTAGCCATTCACAAAGGTTGGGAATATTTATATTTCGATGATAAAGAAGGAGAGTTTACCAAGTATTCTCTTTTTTCACGTCCACTTCCTCAGCCGATTATTTGGGAAAATGTGGATATCAATATAGAAAATAAGACCCCATTTATTAAAGTAAACCATGTTAAAATCAATGGTTTATCTACAGCAGCGACCTTTCAAGTAGGATCGAACATGATCATAGATAATGAATCAAGAACAAAACATTTTCGTCAATTACTTGCTCAACTATAACTCTATATATTTTAATTCTTTGATGGGCTTGATCCTTATAGGTCAGGCTTTTTTTACCGCCCATTTTTCAAAAATGGGTATCTATCATGAGACGAAGTGGTTAATCCTTCATAAATTAATAACAAGACGGTCATATCTCAAGGTATGGAAGGAGCAATTCCCATGTTATCAACAAGTCTAAGGCACCTTCTTCTCTTTATCTTAACATTGATCGTAATCTTCTGGTTTATATTTCCTGAAGAATTTATGGTTACTCCGTATAGCGCTCACAAGTGGAGATGACCTTAGGTTTGAAGGGATCACCTTCAAAATTAAAAAAGGGCTCATCAACAAAAGAAAGCCAGAATTGTCTGGCTTTCTCAGACTGTCGACAAACCCCAACTCAAATGCTTCATTTGAGTTGGGATTTGTCTTTTTTTGCTCATCATTTTCTAAGATTCTTATCTTATTTAG
This region of Tepidibacillus fermentans genomic DNA includes:
- a CDS encoding spore gernimation protein GerPD; translated protein: MKFHVINHNLFVGNIKVIGITSSAVFLIGDTHYITASSIYDTPPEAVTFLPLVRL
- a CDS encoding spore germination protein GerPE; protein product: MVRTSVVNSIHIELILFNSVILIGDTQVLKPRSRVLAIHKGWEYLYFDDKEGEFTKYSLFSRPLPQPIIWENVDINIENKTPFIKVNHVKINGLSTAATFQVGSNMIIDNESRTKHFRQLLAQL